TTTTCTCCTTTTATAAAAGAAAGGTGGAGGAGAGAAATTACCGTTCATGGTTTGGATGACCTGGGAGAGGTTTTTGAAGAAATAAAAAAGGGAAAATTAAAAGATGTATTTATAGAAGCTAATGCCTGCAGGGGAGGATGCAGCAGCGGTCCCGCAACAGGTGATAAAAAGAAGGATAGATTCATGAAGTTGGGAAAAATTAGAGAGTATGCCGGGAGATTAAAAGATAAATTTCAATTTGAAAATAAAAATGAAGAATTAGATATGAAAGCAATTACACGAGAATTTACCGTCCTTACGGTTTCTAAGAAAATACCTTCTGAAGAGGAGATAAGGAATATATTGAGGCAGATAGGAAAATACAGCGAAAGGGATGAATTAAACTGCGGCACTTGCGGTTATGATTCTTGCAGAGAAAAAGCTATTGCAGTATATAACGGAATGGCAGAAATATATATGTGCATTCCTTATATGAGGACGAGAGCCGAGTCCATTTCCGAACTAATAATCGAATCCACTCCCAATGCTATTGTTGTTGTAGATAAAAATTTGCAAATTCAGGAGTACAATCCCGCTGCAGAAAAAATGTTTAAGAAAACAAAAAAGGAAATTATAGGGATGCCTCTCGATTATATTTTTAATGACGATGATTTTAGATTTGTTGCCGAATTAAAAGAAAATATAATTGCGAAAAAAGTAAAACTGCCCGAATACAATCTGGTAACACTCCAGAGTATATATTTTCTGCATGGCCACGATTTAATAATAGGTATTATATCGGATATAACCAAACAGGAAGAAGATAGAAAAAGGAATTTAGAGATTAAAAAGAAGACCATTGAGACCACCCAGCAGGTTATAGAAAAACAAATGAGGGTGGCACAGGAGATAGCAAGTGTCCTTGGGGAAACCACAGCAGAAACAAAAGTGCTTTTAAATAGAATAAAAAGTATTTTAAAGGAAGAGCTTCCCGATGAATAATTTATCTTTTCGAACGGAAATCTATTTTGAAAGTATTAACAAATACGGAGAGGAACTTTGTGGCGATAAAGTCGAAGTAATTAAATCGCCATTGAAAACAATTTTTGTATTTGCAGACGGCCTGGGAAGCGGTGTTAAGGCAAACATTCTGGCTACCCTTACGACAAAGATAGCTGCTACCATGCTGAAAGAAGGATCTTTAATAGAGGATACCGTAAAGACAATTGTTGCCACTTTGCCAGTTTGCAGGGTTAGGAAGATTGCTTATTCCACCTTTACTATAGTAGAAATTTCCGCTGATGGGAAATGTTCTATTATCAATTACGATAATCCACCGGTATTTTTTATTCGAAACGGAAAGGTCTTAGACATTCCCGTAAAACACAGAGAAATTGACGGTAAAATTATTAAAGAATCTCACATTTATTTAAAAGAAAACGATGTGATAGTAGTTGTAAGTGATGGGATTGTTCATGCAGGGGTAGGAGGAATACTGAATTTAGGATGGCAGTGGGAGAACATCGCTAATTATTTAGAAAAAATTATAAAGAATGACACAAAACCTGTTGAGATAGTTAAGTTACTGGTGACAATCACAAATAATTTGTACATGGAAAGAGCGGGCGATGATTCTACCTGCGCGGCAATAAAAATTATTTCTCCTCAAAAGGTAAATATTATGGCAGGTCCTCCGCTAAATCCTGAAGATGATGTAAATGTGGTTAATTCTTTTATAAAAAAGCCGGGCAAAAAGATAGTATGCGGTGGAACAACCGCTCAAATAGTAGCTAAAAATTTAAATAAACCCCTGATTACTTCTCTGGAATTTATTGATCCTGATGTACCACCCATAGCCCATATTGACGGTATTGATCTTGTCACGGAAGGGGTGCTTACGCTAACAAAAACCCTTGAAAAATTAAATAATATTTTTTCAGGGGAAATCGAGCTAAATGAATTATTGCACCATAAAAAAATGGACGCTGCTACGCGTCTTGCAATTATGCTTATTGAAGCAACAGATATATCGTTTATCATAGGTAACGCAATTAATCCCGCTCACCAAAATCCGGATTTTCCCAAAAATCTTTCAATAAAACAAAATGTTATAAACGGCATTGTGAATATTTTGGAAAAAATGGGTAAATTTATAAGTGTGGAAAGTTATTAGTTAGTCCTGTTTATTTTCCATTTTAATTTTAGCATCCTTCCGGAAGCCTGGGGGATGCATTTTATATTGTTTTTTTTGAGAACTTACTTCCCTTGGGCTTGGTCTACCTGCAGGTTTATATATATTCGCACCGATTTCTGTATTTGCAAAGGTTTTTCTCATTGCAAAAAGCTTTTTTTTCAGCGACATTTTTTAATCCTCCTAAGTTTGATCAAGGCTTTCCAATACCTCGTCAAAAAGGTCTATATCGCACCTTCCGTTAACCCAGTGAATACAGGTATCACATCTTACATTTTCTTCATTTTCTTCTAAGTTTGTCATCGTTTCAATTGGGGCATATCCCGGACAATTTCTTCCAACGCTCTGCAACTGCTGCCTGCTTACCACTTTGCTCTCCTCCTTTATTTAAGTTTCATATTTATTTTTTGGACTTTTTTAAAATATATTTATACATTTACTGGAAAGGGAAAAGAAAAAAATATTTACAGCGAAATAACTATATAGTATACTTAAAATTAATAATATGAGTTTATCTAACTGAATTAAAGGAGGGCTATATTATGCCGATGTTTGAATATATCTGTAAAGATTGCGGAAATAGATTTGAAGAGCTGAGAAAAGCTAATGAAGCTGATTTGCCATTGGAGTGCCCGAGATGCAAGAGCAAAAATACAAAAAAGCTAATTTCACTTTTTGGAACTTCTTCCGGTTCTACCAACGGTGCGTCGTCATCACCTGTAAGAAAATTTGGTTGAGCCTCCTGCTAAATAAACCCCAGTTGGGGTTTTATTTTTTTATTGTAGGTGTTTTTATTATTTGTTAAAATATATTAAAAAACCGGAGAAAGGGATAGTTATGGAGCTTTCTTCACTGCTTGAAAATCTAAAAAAGAAAGAATCTTTCGTAAAAAATGTAACTTACTGGAAGGTTATACCGGCTAAGGAGGGAGAATATTTTCCCTTCCCTGAACAAATTGATGGGAAACTTATCCGTGCCCTTGTAGAGAAGGGTATAAAAAATTTATATTCACATCAGAGGAAAGCCATAGATGAAGTATTAAAAGGAAACAATGCTGTAGTAGTCACTCCTACAGCTTCGGGAAAAACTCTTTGCTATAATATTCCCGTTATCAATGAAATTTTAAAGAATAATGATTCGAGGGCATTATACCTTTTTCCCACGAAAGCCCTATCCCAGGACCAGGTTTCGGAGCTTTTAGAGTTAATAGAAGGGGTAGGTGAAAATATAAAAACATTTACCTATGATGGGGATACTCCTCAGGATGCAAGGGTATTAATCAGAAGGGATGGCCATATAGTAGTTACAAATCCCGACATGCTTCATACGGGTATTCTACCCCATCATACGAAATGGATAAAACTTTTTTCAAACTTGAAATATGTGGTGATCGATGAATTACATACCTATAGGGGAGTTTTTGGAAGCCATACGGCGAATGTGATAAGAAGGCTTAAAAGGATATGTAAATTTTACGGGTCAAATCCGATATTTATCCTTTGTTCTGCTACAATTTCGAATCCTGGTGATCTGGCCGAAAAGCTTATAGAAGAAAAAGTTACTGTTATTGACAAAAGTGGTGCTCCGACCGGAGAAAAAAATATAATATTTTATAATCCTCCCGTTGTAAACAGACAGTTGGGTATTAGGAAAAGCAGCATTATCGAAGCAAAAAATTTAGCATTAGAATTTTTGAAAAAGGATGTCAAAACAATAGTATTTGCAAAAAGCCGGTTAGCCGTGGAGCTTATTTTAACCTATATTAGGGAAGGCCTGAAGGAAAACCCGATTTTCAAATCATCTGTTAAAGGTTATAGAGGAGGATATCTTCCGAAGGAAAGAAGGGAAATTGAAAAGGGCTTGAGAGAAGGAGATATAAAAGGTGTAGTGAGCACAAATGCCTTAGAGCTGGGTATTGACATTGGAAGCCTTGATTCGAGTATTATCAACGGCTATCCTGGCACCATAGCAAGCACATGGCAACAGATGGGGAGAGCCGGGAGGAAAACATCTCTTTCTTGTTCAATATTAATAGCTTCGAGTAACCCTTTAGATCAGTATATTATTAATCATCCCGATTATTTTTTTGAAGCACCCCCGGAAGCGGGACTTATTAATCCGGACAATATTTATATCCTTGTAAGTCATATAAAATGTGCTGCTTTTGAACTCCCTTTCGAAGAGGGAGAAAATTTTGGCAGTGTTTATGTGGAAGAATATCTAAAATTTTTGGAGGATGAAGGAATTTTAAGGCATGTGGATAAACGGTGGTACTGGATGTCCGAAGCTTTTCCGGCTGAAGAAGTGAGCCTCAGAAGTGCCAGTATGGAAAACTTCGTGGTAATTGATACTACAAATTATACACCGAGGGTGATTGGAGAGGTAGATAGGGCAAGCGCTCCCATGCTAATTCACGAGGAGGCTATTTATATACACGATGGGCAGCAGTATCAGGTAGAAAAATTGGATTATGAAGAAAAAAAGGCTTTTGTAAAGAAGGTGGATGTGGATTATTATACAGACGCCAGTGTATCTACAAATATAAAGGTACTTGATATTCTAAAGCAGGATTTTATAAATAGCGTATCGAAGAAATATTTCGGAGAAGTTCTGGTTACTACAATGGCAACAATGTTTAAAAAGATTAAGCTTTTTACCCATGAAAATGTCGGAGCAGGACCTATAAAATTACCGCCGGAAGAAATGCATACTACGGCGTTTTTCTTCACCTTTGAACACAAAAAATTGGAGCCGGAAAAACTACAGCAGGGTTTACTGGGTTTATGTAATGTTCTGGTAAATATTGCTCCTTTATATTTAATGTGCGATCCTAAGGACATCCGCGGTGTGGTGGAAATTAAGTCGGCTTTTACTAAGCAACCAACTATCTATATTTTTGATAATTATCCAGGTGGTGTAGGTTTTGCGGAAAAACTTTATGAAATAGATAGGGTCTTATTGAAGGCGGCAATGCAAGCTATTTTAGAGTGCACCTGTGACGATGGTTGTCCTTCCTGTGTCGGTCCTGTAGAGGATGTAGGATACTACGCAAAGCAAAGTGCCCTTGAA
The nucleotide sequence above comes from Thermovenabulum gondwanense. Encoded proteins:
- a CDS encoding [Fe-Fe] hydrogenase large subunit C-terminal domain-containing protein produces the protein MEVINFTRAECRNCYKCVRNCPVKAIRIKEGQAEIVLERCITCGTCLIKCPQNAKTVKSDMDKVNDILGKNEKVAVSLAPSFAGIFSSFNPENFMSRLKELGFKDIFPTSQGAILIAKAYANIYNDKSRKVIISSACPAANYLVQKYYPELINYLVPVVSPMIAHGMYLKRVRGYSKVIFIGPCLAKKMEAMEFKEIIDAVITFDELKKLMGLKELIEETYFSENDDEEENEEISIKTGAALYPIPGETVKTFSPFIKERWRREITVHGLDDLGEVFEEIKKGKLKDVFIEANACRGGCSSGPATGDKKKDRFMKLGKIREYAGRLKDKFQFENKNEELDMKAITREFTVLTVSKKIPSEEEIRNILRQIGKYSERDELNCGTCGYDSCREKAIAVYNGMAEIYMCIPYMRTRAESISELIIESTPNAIVVVDKNLQIQEYNPAAEKMFKKTKKEIIGMPLDYIFNDDDFRFVAELKENIIAKKVKLPEYNLVTLQSIYFLHGHDLIIGIISDITKQEEDRKRNLEIKKKTIETTQQVIEKQMRVAQEIASVLGETTAETKVLLNRIKSILKEELPDE
- a CDS encoding SpoIIE family protein phosphatase; translated protein: MNNLSFRTEIYFESINKYGEELCGDKVEVIKSPLKTIFVFADGLGSGVKANILATLTTKIAATMLKEGSLIEDTVKTIVATLPVCRVRKIAYSTFTIVEISADGKCSIINYDNPPVFFIRNGKVLDIPVKHREIDGKIIKESHIYLKENDVIVVVSDGIVHAGVGGILNLGWQWENIANYLEKIIKNDTKPVEIVKLLVTITNNLYMERAGDDSTCAAIKIISPQKVNIMAGPPLNPEDDVNVVNSFIKKPGKKIVCGGTTAQIVAKNLNKPLITSLEFIDPDVPPIAHIDGIDLVTEGVLTLTKTLEKLNNIFSGEIELNELLHHKKMDAATRLAIMLIEATDISFIIGNAINPAHQNPDFPKNLSIKQNVINGIVNILEKMGKFISVESY
- a CDS encoding FmdB family zinc ribbon protein is translated as MPMFEYICKDCGNRFEELRKANEADLPLECPRCKSKNTKKLISLFGTSSGSTNGASSSPVRKFG
- a CDS encoding DEAD/DEAH box helicase, whose protein sequence is MELSSLLENLKKKESFVKNVTYWKVIPAKEGEYFPFPEQIDGKLIRALVEKGIKNLYSHQRKAIDEVLKGNNAVVVTPTASGKTLCYNIPVINEILKNNDSRALYLFPTKALSQDQVSELLELIEGVGENIKTFTYDGDTPQDARVLIRRDGHIVVTNPDMLHTGILPHHTKWIKLFSNLKYVVIDELHTYRGVFGSHTANVIRRLKRICKFYGSNPIFILCSATISNPGDLAEKLIEEKVTVIDKSGAPTGEKNIIFYNPPVVNRQLGIRKSSIIEAKNLALEFLKKDVKTIVFAKSRLAVELILTYIREGLKENPIFKSSVKGYRGGYLPKERREIEKGLREGDIKGVVSTNALELGIDIGSLDSSIINGYPGTIASTWQQMGRAGRKTSLSCSILIASSNPLDQYIINHPDYFFEAPPEAGLINPDNIYILVSHIKCAAFELPFEEGENFGSVYVEEYLKFLEDEGILRHVDKRWYWMSEAFPAEEVSLRSASMENFVVIDTTNYTPRVIGEVDRASAPMLIHEEAIYIHDGQQYQVEKLDYEEKKAFVKKVDVDYYTDASVSTNIKVLDILKQDFINSVSKKYFGEVLVTTMATMFKKIKLFTHENVGAGPIKLPPEEMHTTAFFFTFEHKKLEPEKLQQGLLGLCNVLVNIAPLYLMCDPKDIRGVVEIKSAFTKQPTIYIFDNYPGGVGFAEKLYEIDRVLLKAAMQAILECTCDDGCPSCVGPVEDVGYYAKQSALEIVQGVLTD